In a single window of the Mustela nigripes isolate SB6536 chromosome 17, MUSNIG.SB6536, whole genome shotgun sequence genome:
- the LOC132004841 gene encoding cytochrome b-c1 complex subunit Rieske, mitochondrial, translated as MLSVAARSGPFAPVLSATSRGVAGALRPLVQASVPATPEPPVLDVKRPFLCRESLSGQAASRPLVASVGLNAPASIRYSHTDVRVPDFSDYRRAEVLDGTKSSKESSEARKGFSYLITATTSIGVAYAAKNVVSQFVSSMSASADVLAMSKIEIKLSDIPEGKNMAFKWRGKPLFVRHRTKKEIEQEAAVEVSQLRDPQHDLDRVKKPEWVILIGVCTHLGCVPIANAGDFGGYYCPCHGSHYDASGRIRKGPAPLNLEVPSYEFTGDDMVVVG; from the exons ATGTTGTCGGTGGCCGCCCGTTCGGGCCCATTCGCGCCGGTTCTATCGGCCACGTCCCGCGGGGTGGCGGGCGCGCTGCGGCCGCTGGTGCAGGCCTCGGTGCCCGCCACCCCGGAGCCTCCAGTGCTGGACGTGAAGCGGCCCTTCTTGTGCCGGGAGTCGCTGAGTGGCCAGGCCGCGAGCCGGCCTCTGGTCGCCTCCGTGGGCCTCAATG CCCCTGCTTCCATTCGTTATTCCCACACAGACGTCAGAGTGCCTGACTTCTCTGACTATCGGCGCGCTGAAGTGTTAGATGGTACAAAGTCTTCAAAAGAGAGCAGTGAGGCTAGAAAAGGTTTCTCCTATTTGATAACCGCAACAACTAGTATAGGTGTTGCATATGCTGCCAAGAATGTCGTCTCGCAATTTGTTTCCAGCATGAGTGCTTCTGCTGATGTGTTGGCCATGTCGAAGATCGAAATCAAGCTATCTGATATTCCGGAAGGCAAGAACATGGCCTTCAAATGGAGAGGAAAACCGCTGTTTGTGCGCCATAGAACCAAGAAGGAAATTGAGCAGGAGGCTGCAGTTGAAGTGTCCCAGTTGAGGGACCCACAGCATGATTTAGATCGAGTAAAGAAACCTGAATGGGTTATCTTGATAGGGGTTTGCACTCATCTTGGTTGTGTACCCATTGCAAATGCAGGAGATTTTGGTGGTTATTACTGCCCTTGCCATGGGTCACACTATGATGCTTCTGGCAGGATCAGGAAGGGGCCTGCACCTCTCAACCTTGAAGTTCCCTCGTATGAGTTCACCGGTGATGACATGGTGGTTGTTGGTTAG